GGTGTCGTGTTTCTATCTCGTtactattttcttatttcgaatGGTAAAACTAATAaagtctctttctttgtctattCGTCTTATTGTGCAAACAAAGCGGACACAGTTATCTCTCGTCCGTCCATTATACACGCTTAGGTACCGAAAATGTCTTTGGCGAGTGACGCAACTGCTTGACCATAGCCATTATCGTATTCGTCAGGATTCATCGATAAAAAACAATCAAAGGAacgctattttcttttatcttctttcaaaCGTATGCTTTGTTAGAGAACTGTCgctaaattctttttctctctctttctcactctctctctctctctctctttttatatttttatatacatgtgtttacatttattaataaaatttattgataatatctcTCTTATATTTGACGTAACATGTATATAAGATCACGCacagatcattattattttgaattttgatAATAGAAAGATCGTGTTCAACTGGTAAGAAGACTCGCTCGTTTGATCGGTGCATATACAAAATTAGAATGGCGAGCGCATCGCAACAATATTGTCTCCGTTGGAACAACCACCGATCGAACTTGCTTACTGTCTTTGACGAACTTCTACAAAATGAGGCATTCACCGACGTTACCTTGGCTGTGGACGGTGGTCTCTCTGTAAAGTGTCACAAAATGGTCCTAGCAGCTTGTTCATCATATTTCCAGACGCTTTTTATCGATCTACCATGTAAACATCCAATCGTAGTACTCAAAGATGTGAAATATTGTGAGATCAAGGCAATATTAGAGTATATGTATCGTGGAGAGGTAAATGTCGCCCAGGAACAACTCGCTGGTTTATTAAAAGTTGCTGAAGTTTTAAAAGTCAAGGGTCTTGTTGAGGAAAATGGTTCGTCTCATGAACAACGAAATGAAGAACTCGAAACGTCGATGTCACCACCACCAGCGATCAGCACTAGCACAACCAACAGTATTGCGCATAGCAGTGGCCATATTTCACCACCCCATTCAACCGGAAGTTCTTATAATCCATACGGTAAGAAATGTCTTCGAATGTAAGCGGAAAACTAAATATGGAAAGGTCACGAGTTTATCCACTCAAGAATTTCGagatgaaattataatttaaaggaaaaaaaaaagagaatataatatgGGACACGTGCTGCATatcatttgatttgatttgattcgatttttcgtatttagaaatattttataataatatttgcatGTCCAATGAATTGAATTAATGTGATTGTTAATACGAATTAACATATCTTATTGAAATTCCATAGCTTATACatgtaaattctttttataaatatatatgaaattattattctttctttttttttcattaatgtataaatacgTAGCATATAAATTTAGATAGAATTTAGATCTTTGATCAACAGGTAAATCATCTACGATGCCAATTGATAGAGGATGTATGTCCTTGCCGATGTGGGCATTGTCAGGACTTCCACTTCCACAACATGCGACTTCCACTCATCAGGCAAGCTCTCAATCACATTCGCAACATTCCACTATCGTGGGTACTTCTTACGACAACGGTTTCGAAACGTCATCGCCCATAAAtccaaaacgaaaaaaatattgtacgtCAAATGTCATGATGAATCGAGACACGCCGATATTGCGAACAGTTTTGGGTCAAGGGCATGCTGATAGTTCACAGAACATGACCCTTATGCCACCAGATAGTCATGATAATAACTTCCGTACTAATGCCAATGGATCGTCAACTGAAAATTCCAGACGAGATAGCAGCGATCTTCCCAATTCTGAACCAGTTCATAGTCCTTACACCGACGTTTCCATGATAGACGAAGAAGACAAACAACCATCACCTCAATCCTACGTCGATACTAACGCAGGTATGAAacaatttgattaaattattaaaaaaattaaataataataataaaatgaaaatgatatttgaagagaaatatttactaAAAATCCTAAAAGAAATCTCATCGCATTGGTACTTCCTTTAGGTACTGACGTATCTAATCCAATTGTAGGTGTGGTTAGTTACATCACAACCCAGAAGCCCGAATGGAAACGTTACAAACAATATACACGGCACGACATCATGTCAGCAATCGAGGCAGTAAGATCAGGAATGAGTGCATTGCAAGCGGCGAGAAAGTACGGTGTCCCATCGCGTACACTTtacgataaagtaaaaaaacttGGTATCACGACCTCCCGACCTTTTAAGCGTGGTTCGAACGGTGCTGGAGGAGCTTGTTTTCCCTATGGTATCGGTGGAAACGCAAACGGCAGCATTTATGGTATCAACAGTAGTACCCTATCGGAaagtgaaaatgaaaacaGCAACGCCCTATACGAGAGTTCTTCCACCATTTTGGAAACGAATTACGTTAAAAGCAGGGATACCTCGACTGAACGTGAATCCAACATGGAAACTGGTCAATCTAGTCCAACTTCAGGACTTCATTTGATCAAAGAAGAACCTCAACAAAGGAACGACGATCAGGTTGAGGATCTTTCGGTAAATCGT
This Vespa velutina chromosome 10, iVesVel2.1, whole genome shotgun sequence DNA region includes the following protein-coding sequences:
- the LOC124952194 gene encoding protein tramtrack, beta isoform-like isoform X1, which produces MASASQQYCLRWNNHRSNLLTVFDELLQNEAFTDVTLAVDGGLSVKCHKMVLAACSSYFQTLFIDLPCKHPIVVLKDVKYCEIKAILEYMYRGEVNVAQEQLAGLLKVAEVLKVKGLVEENGSSHEQRNEELETSMSPPPAISTSTTNSIAHSSGHISPPHSTGSSYNPYGKSSTMPIDRGCMSLPMWALSGLPLPQHATSTHQASSQSHSQHSTIVGTSYDNGFETSSPINPKRKKYCTSNVMMNRDTPILRTVLGQGHADSSQNMTLMPPDSHDNNFRTNANGSSTENSRRDSSDLPNSEPVHSPYTDVSMIDEEDKQPSPQSYVDTNAGTDVSNPIVGVVSYITTQKPEWKRYKQYTRHDIMSAIEAVRSGMSALQAARKYGVPSRTLYDKVKKLGITTSRPFKRGSNGAGGACFPYGIGGNANGSIYGINSSTLSESENENSNALYESSSTILETNYVKSRDTSTERESNMETGQSSPTSGLHLIKEEPQQRNDDQVEDLSVNRKSDIRVIIPPSSNIKEEDDISDNSNRN
- the LOC124952194 gene encoding protein tramtrack, beta isoform-like isoform X2; its protein translation is MASASQQYCLRWNNHRSNLLTVFDELLQNEAFTDVTLAVDGGLSVKCHKMVLAACSSYFQTLFIDLPCKHPIVVLKDVKYCEIKAILEYMYRGEVNVAQEQLAGLLKVAEVLKVKGLVEENGSSHEQRNEELETSMSPPPAISTSTTNSIAHSSGHISPPHSTGSSYNPYGKSSTMPIDRGCMSLPMWALSGLPLPQHATSTHQASSQSHSQHSTIVGTSYDNGFETSSPINPKRKKYCTSNVMMNRDTPILRTVLGQGHADSSQNMTLMPPDSHDNNFRTNANGSSTENSRRDSSDLPNSEPVHSPYTDVSMIDEEDKQPSPQSYVDTNAGVVSYITTQKPEWKRYKQYTRHDIMSAIEAVRSGMSALQAARKYGVPSRTLYDKVKKLGITTSRPFKRGSNGAGGACFPYGIGGNANGSIYGINSSTLSESENENSNALYESSSTILETNYVKSRDTSTERESNMETGQSSPTSGLHLIKEEPQQRNDDQVEDLSVNRKSDIRVIIPPSSNIKEEDDISDNSNRN